Proteins from one Thioalkalivibrio sp. XN279 genomic window:
- a CDS encoding ABC transporter permease encodes MRSLVFGLSQVVRELKSGEVRVLAAALALAVAAMTAVGFFTDRVGQGVQARSAEVLAADLVLRSNRPISEAHEALARELGLETARTASFPSVVVAGEATALADIEAVSTAYPLRGRLKVSAAMDAESVVVDEVPPPGEAWADPRLLARLDADAGITVQLGRTELRITRLLDYRPDQGFSFAELAPTLLVNLEDVEATGLVAPGSRVSYRLLLAGDAPALAEFRDRVELGVSERLRGIEDAQPEIGSAVARAGRFIGLASLVSALIAALAVAMAARRFASRRMDTVALMKCVGASRRFVLQAMLVQLMVVGLAASLLGIGLGWLAQEGLVRLLAGLVSQDLPPPTLAPAIGGLVLAGLVLAGFALVPIIELCRTPPGRVLRRDLMPPALGPMVLYGAAVGGVLALLAWQVRDARLVGWLALGTAGVVVGLALGGWLLVWLAGRLRGGGAAWRYGLANVARRGRESVVQVGAFGIGLMVLLLLTLVRSGLLEQWRATLPEDAPNRFLINIQPHEADGVQAYLEAHFGGAELVPLIRARMTEIEGVAVAEREYPSPRAQGFIDREANLSWAAQPAPDNRIVAGRWWPTRDDAEVSVEVDFARDLGISLGDLLEFDIAGERLEVKVTSLREVQWDSFNPNFFMVFPPGLMEPYPRTYIASIHVDREQRGDVLELVRSYPSVTVIDLEAAIAQVRDVMDQASLAVQYVFLFALGAGVLVMLAVIQSTREERLYESAMLRTLGARRRVVLAGVAVEFAALGLISGVLAAAGATAVAWLLAERVFNLSFTPDPTVWLAGLLAGVFVVGGTGVLATRTVVTHPPANVLRGY; translated from the coding sequence TTGAGAAGTCTCGTCTTCGGCCTCTCCCAGGTGGTGCGGGAGTTGAAGTCCGGCGAGGTGCGCGTGCTCGCCGCCGCGCTGGCGCTGGCCGTGGCGGCGATGACCGCGGTCGGTTTTTTCACCGACCGCGTCGGGCAGGGCGTGCAGGCGCGCAGCGCCGAGGTGCTCGCCGCCGACCTGGTGCTGCGTTCGAACCGGCCCATATCCGAGGCCCACGAGGCGCTGGCACGCGAGCTGGGCCTGGAGACCGCGCGCACGGCGTCCTTTCCCAGCGTGGTCGTGGCTGGCGAAGCCACCGCGCTGGCCGACATCGAAGCGGTCAGCACGGCGTATCCGTTGCGCGGCCGGCTCAAGGTGAGCGCCGCGATGGATGCCGAGTCGGTGGTGGTGGACGAGGTCCCCCCGCCTGGCGAAGCCTGGGCGGATCCGCGGCTGCTGGCGCGCCTGGACGCCGATGCGGGCATCACGGTGCAGCTCGGGCGCACCGAGCTGCGCATCACCCGGCTGCTGGACTATCGCCCGGACCAGGGCTTCAGCTTCGCCGAGCTGGCGCCCACGCTGCTGGTCAATCTCGAGGACGTGGAGGCCACCGGCCTGGTGGCGCCCGGCAGCCGCGTGTCTTACCGGCTGTTGCTGGCCGGCGACGCCCCGGCCCTGGCCGAGTTCCGCGACCGCGTCGAGCTGGGCGTGAGCGAGCGGCTGCGTGGCATCGAGGATGCGCAGCCCGAGATCGGCAGCGCGGTGGCGCGTGCGGGCCGCTTCATCGGTCTCGCTTCCCTGGTGAGCGCCCTGATCGCGGCGCTGGCGGTGGCCATGGCGGCGCGGCGCTTTGCCAGCCGGCGCATGGACACGGTAGCGCTGATGAAGTGCGTGGGCGCATCGCGGCGCTTCGTGCTGCAGGCGATGCTGGTGCAGCTCATGGTGGTCGGCCTCGCCGCCTCGCTGCTCGGCATCGGGCTGGGCTGGCTGGCGCAGGAAGGCCTGGTGCGCCTGCTCGCCGGCCTGGTCTCCCAGGACCTGCCGCCGCCGACCCTGGCGCCGGCCATCGGCGGCCTGGTGCTGGCGGGGCTGGTGCTGGCGGGCTTCGCCCTGGTGCCCATCATCGAGCTGTGTCGCACCCCGCCCGGCCGGGTGCTGCGGCGCGACCTCATGCCGCCGGCGCTCGGTCCCATGGTGCTGTACGGCGCGGCGGTCGGCGGGGTCCTTGCCCTGCTGGCCTGGCAGGTGCGCGATGCGCGCCTGGTCGGCTGGCTGGCGCTGGGCACCGCCGGCGTGGTCGTGGGCCTGGCGCTCGGCGGCTGGTTGCTGGTGTGGCTGGCCGGCCGCCTGCGCGGCGGCGGCGCCGCGTGGCGCTACGGTCTCGCCAACGTGGCGCGGCGCGGGCGCGAGAGCGTGGTGCAGGTGGGCGCTTTCGGCATCGGTCTGATGGTGCTCTTGCTGCTCACCCTGGTGCGCTCCGGCCTGCTGGAGCAATGGCGCGCCACCCTGCCGGAGGATGCGCCCAACCGTTTCCTCATCAACATCCAGCCGCATGAAGCGGACGGCGTGCAGGCCTACCTCGAGGCACACTTCGGCGGGGCCGAGCTGGTGCCCCTGATCCGCGCGCGCATGACCGAAATCGAAGGCGTAGCCGTGGCGGAGCGGGAGTATCCCTCGCCGCGCGCGCAGGGTTTCATCGATCGCGAGGCCAACCTGAGCTGGGCGGCGCAGCCCGCGCCGGACAATCGCATCGTGGCGGGCCGCTGGTGGCCGACGCGTGACGACGCCGAGGTCTCGGTGGAGGTCGACTTTGCGCGCGACCTCGGCATCAGTCTCGGCGACCTGCTCGAGTTCGACATCGCCGGCGAGCGGCTGGAAGTCAAGGTCACCAGCCTGCGCGAGGTACAGTGGGACTCCTTCAACCCGAACTTTTTCATGGTGTTCCCGCCCGGCCTGATGGAGCCCTATCCGCGCACCTACATCGCCAGCATCCACGTCGACCGGGAACAGCGCGGCGACGTGCTGGAGCTGGTACGCAGCTATCCCAGCGTGACCGTCATCGACCTCGAGGCGGCCATCGCCCAGGTGCGGGACGTCATGGACCAGGCCTCGCTGGCGGTGCAGTACGTGTTCCTGTTCGCCCTCGGCGCCGGCGTGCTGGTGATGCTCGCCGTGATCCAGTCGACCCGCGAGGAACGGCTGTACGAGAGCGCCATGCTGCGCACCCTCGGCGCGCGCCGCCGCGTCGTGCTCGCGGGCGTGGCGGTCGAGTTCGCGGCCCTCGGGCTGATCTCCGGCGTGCTGGCGGCGGCCGGCGCCACTGCCGTGGCGTGGCTGCTGGCCGAGCGTGTCTTCAATCTCTCCTTCACGCCCGACCCGACGGTATGGCTGGCCGGCCTGCTCGCCGGCGTGTTCGTGGTCGGCGGCACCGGCGTCCTCGCCACCCGGACCGTGGTGACCCACCCGCCCGCGAACGTGCTGCGGGGCTACTGA
- a CDS encoding long-chain-fatty-acid--CoA ligase has translation MDKIWLQEYPEGVPAEIDVNEFPSLREFLEQSFSKYSSLPAFTNMGHSISFGELDEMSRYLGAWLQKNAGLAKGDCVAIMMPNVIQYAVAVAAILRAGLTVTNVNPLYTPRELEHQLKDSGAKAIILVENFAATLQKVRHNTPIKTVVVTAIGDMLPVPKRHLVNFVIRKVKKMVPAWDIPDAVPFHKALKEGKWQTMDTPPLGHDDIAFLQYTGGTTGVAKGAMLTHRNIIANLLQARAWLSVTVVEGQSVVITPLPLYHIFSLTANFFVFTLMGGNNILITNPRDMPGFVKELKKQKFTFITGVNTLFNGLLNTPGFDEVDFSHLRVTLGGGMAVQAAVAERWQQVTGKPLIQAYGLTETSPAASINPLTQKEFNGSIGVPISSTEFSIRDEDGKELGIGAVGEICIRGPQVMAGYWNRPDETDKVMLEGGWFRSGDMGRMDERGYIFIEDRKKDMILVSGFNVYPNEVEGVAVTHPAVLEAAAVGIPDEKSGEMVKLFVVCREGQSVTEKELINFCREGLTGYKVPRKVEFRKELPKTNVGKILRRELRDEAS, from the coding sequence ATGGACAAGATCTGGCTTCAGGAATACCCGGAGGGCGTGCCCGCCGAAATCGACGTCAACGAATTCCCCTCGCTGCGGGAGTTCCTCGAGCAGTCGTTCAGCAAGTACAGCAGCCTGCCCGCGTTCACCAACATGGGCCACTCGATCAGCTTCGGCGAGCTGGACGAGATGTCGCGCTACCTGGGCGCCTGGCTGCAGAAGAACGCCGGCCTCGCCAAGGGCGACTGCGTCGCCATCATGATGCCGAACGTCATCCAGTACGCGGTGGCGGTGGCCGCCATCCTGCGCGCCGGCCTGACGGTGACCAACGTCAACCCGCTGTACACGCCGCGCGAGCTGGAGCACCAGCTGAAGGACTCCGGCGCCAAGGCCATCATCCTGGTGGAAAACTTCGCCGCCACCCTGCAGAAGGTGCGCCACAACACGCCGATCAAGACGGTGGTCGTGACGGCCATCGGTGACATGCTGCCGGTGCCGAAGCGCCACCTGGTGAACTTCGTCATCCGCAAGGTGAAGAAGATGGTCCCGGCCTGGGACATCCCGGACGCGGTGCCCTTCCACAAGGCCCTCAAGGAGGGCAAGTGGCAGACCATGGACACGCCGCCGCTGGGCCACGACGACATCGCCTTCCTGCAGTACACCGGCGGCACCACCGGGGTGGCCAAGGGCGCCATGCTCACGCACCGGAACATCATCGCCAACCTGCTGCAGGCGCGGGCGTGGCTGAGCGTCACCGTGGTCGAAGGGCAGTCCGTGGTGATCACGCCGCTGCCGCTTTATCACATCTTCTCGTTGACGGCGAACTTCTTCGTCTTCACGCTGATGGGGGGGAACAACATCCTCATCACCAATCCGCGCGACATGCCCGGCTTCGTCAAGGAGCTGAAGAAACAGAAGTTCACCTTCATCACCGGGGTCAACACGCTGTTCAACGGCCTGCTCAATACGCCGGGCTTCGACGAGGTCGACTTCAGCCACCTCAGGGTGACCCTCGGCGGCGGCATGGCGGTGCAGGCCGCCGTGGCGGAGCGCTGGCAGCAGGTCACAGGCAAACCCCTGATCCAGGCCTACGGCTTGACTGAAACGTCGCCCGCCGCGTCGATCAACCCGCTCACCCAGAAAGAGTTCAACGGCTCCATCGGCGTGCCCATTTCCTCCACCGAATTCAGCATCCGCGACGAGGACGGCAAGGAGCTCGGCATCGGCGCCGTGGGCGAGATCTGCATTCGCGGGCCGCAGGTCATGGCCGGCTACTGGAATCGCCCCGACGAGACCGACAAGGTGATGCTGGAGGGCGGCTGGTTCCGCAGCGGCGACATGGGCCGCATGGACGAGCGCGGCTACATCTTCATCGAGGACCGCAAGAAGGACATGATCCTGGTCTCCGGCTTCAACGTGTACCCGAACGAGGTCGAGGGCGTCGCAGTGACCCATCCGGCCGTGCTCGAGGCCGCGGCGGTCGGCATCCCGGACGAGAAGTCCGGCGAGATGGTGAAGCTGTTCGTGGTGTGCCGAGAGGGGCAGAGCGTGACCGAGAAGGAGCTCATCAACTTCTGCCGCGAAGGCCTCACGGGCTACAAGGTCCCGCGCAAGGTCGAGTTCCGCAAGGAGCTGCCGAAGACCAACGTGGGCAAGATCCTGCGTCGGGAGCTGCGCGACGAGGCGAGCTGA
- a CDS encoding phasin family protein, with product MAKQNGSGSLADNQLTRLVVGSANQVWHVGRGAYTWAGSGGGRLVGGLMNLGGRLDREAKSRVFEARSSAAVTWERLESAFVQRVARALNALQIPTARDVRELNQRVESLQKAVVALERRAAEAAAVEAAASRAKPAGKAAAAARRRGPARKKTASVARAPRKKAGS from the coding sequence ATGGCAAAACAGAACGGTTCCGGCTCGCTCGCGGACAACCAGCTCACCAGGCTGGTCGTCGGCTCGGCGAACCAGGTCTGGCACGTGGGCCGCGGCGCCTACACCTGGGCGGGCTCTGGCGGCGGTCGCCTGGTCGGCGGCTTGATGAACCTGGGCGGACGACTGGACCGCGAGGCCAAGAGCCGCGTCTTCGAAGCCCGCTCGAGTGCTGCGGTCACCTGGGAGCGGCTCGAGTCCGCTTTCGTGCAACGCGTGGCCCGGGCGTTGAACGCCCTGCAGATCCCGACTGCGCGCGACGTACGTGAGTTGAACCAGCGCGTGGAGTCGCTGCAAAAGGCGGTAGTCGCGCTGGAACGGCGTGCGGCAGAGGCAGCTGCGGTCGAGGCGGCAGCGTCCAGGGCCAAGCCTGCGGGGAAGGCGGCGGCCGCCGCGCGGCGTCGTGGCCCGGCGCGTAAGAAAACCGCGTCGGTAGCGCGTGCGCCGCGCAAGAAGGCCGGAAGCTGA
- a CDS encoding ABC transporter ATP-binding protein: MEQATGRTPVLKAQGLTRKVSSPEGELTILDHAELEIMPGESVAILGPSGAGKSTLLSLLAGLDLPSDGRVWVNGRELTALDEDGRAAVRAEQVGFVFQSFHLVPALTALENVMLPLELAGRRDARRQARAALEEVGLGPRVGHYPRQLSGGERQRVAIARAFVAGPSLLFADEPTGNLDTRTGGRIADLLFRLNAEHGTTLVLVTHDRVLADRCDRQLEMDAGKLL, encoded by the coding sequence ATGGAACAAGCGACCGGGCGCACGCCGGTTCTCAAGGCTCAGGGTTTGACCCGGAAGGTTAGCAGCCCCGAGGGAGAGCTGACCATCCTCGACCACGCCGAGCTGGAGATCATGCCCGGCGAGTCGGTGGCCATCCTCGGCCCGTCCGGCGCCGGCAAGTCGACCCTGCTGTCGCTGCTCGCCGGCCTCGACCTGCCCAGCGACGGCCGCGTCTGGGTCAACGGCCGCGAGCTGACGGCGCTGGACGAGGACGGTCGTGCCGCCGTGCGCGCCGAGCAGGTGGGGTTCGTATTCCAGTCCTTCCACCTGGTGCCGGCGCTGACGGCGCTGGAAAACGTCATGCTGCCGCTCGAGCTGGCCGGGCGCCGCGATGCCCGGCGCCAGGCCCGCGCCGCGCTGGAGGAGGTCGGGCTGGGCCCGCGGGTCGGCCATTACCCGCGCCAGCTTTCGGGCGGCGAGCGCCAGCGCGTCGCCATCGCGCGGGCCTTCGTGGCGGGACCTTCGCTGCTGTTCGCGGACGAGCCCACCGGCAACCTGGACACGCGCACGGGGGGTCGCATCGCCGACCTGCTGTTCCGCCTCAACGCCGAGCACGGCACCACGCTGGTGCTGGTCACCCATGACCGGGTGCTGGCGGACCGTTGCGACCGCCAGCTGGAAATGGACGCGGGGAAACTGCTTTGA
- a CDS encoding patatin-like phospholipase family protein, with product MLQTQRTHQADKKGGPKIGLALAGGGPLGGIYEIGALLALNEAIDGLDFADVDVYVGVSAGSFVASTLANGISVEEMGRLLVSRRGKPQRFDPALFLQPNFQEYIRRGAQFPRLLAEGLWQFARNPRANGLLESLSGVSRAIPTAVFDNQPIESFLDDLFSNRGMTNDFRQLPHTLLVVGVDLDTGEAVRFGSPGHDDVPISKAVQASTALPGLYPPVKIGERYFVDGGLKRTLHASSALDEGVDLLFCVNPIVPYDASAAPPGDDKRHDSLVEGGLTVVLSQTFRALIHSRMKVGMAKYETSYVDRDVVLFEPDTGDSKMFFTNVFSYSNREMVCQHAYRTTRRDLWARRRKLGPILKRHGVVINEAILQDPDRRFTSALSRRPDPMRLGHYKNPVTNRLDGLLDRLEVLVRPSH from the coding sequence ATGCTGCAGACCCAGCGGACGCACCAGGCGGACAAGAAGGGCGGCCCGAAGATCGGGCTGGCACTGGCTGGCGGCGGCCCGCTGGGCGGCATCTACGAGATCGGCGCGCTGCTGGCGCTGAACGAGGCCATCGACGGGCTCGATTTCGCCGATGTCGATGTCTACGTCGGCGTGTCTGCGGGATCTTTCGTCGCCTCCACCCTGGCCAACGGCATTTCTGTCGAGGAGATGGGACGCCTGCTGGTGAGCCGGCGGGGCAAGCCGCAGCGCTTCGATCCGGCACTGTTCCTGCAGCCCAATTTCCAGGAATACATTCGCCGCGGCGCGCAGTTCCCGCGCCTGCTGGCCGAGGGCCTGTGGCAGTTTGCCCGTAACCCGCGCGCCAACGGCTTGCTGGAGTCGCTGAGCGGCGTGTCCCGGGCCATCCCCACCGCGGTGTTCGACAACCAGCCCATCGAGAGCTTCCTCGACGACCTGTTCAGCAACCGCGGCATGACCAACGATTTCCGCCAGTTGCCGCACACGCTGCTGGTGGTGGGCGTGGACCTCGACACGGGCGAGGCGGTGCGCTTCGGCTCGCCGGGGCACGACGACGTGCCCATCTCCAAGGCCGTGCAGGCCAGCACGGCGCTGCCCGGGCTCTATCCCCCGGTGAAGATCGGGGAGCGTTATTTCGTCGACGGCGGCCTGAAGCGTACCCTGCACGCCTCGTCGGCGCTGGACGAGGGTGTCGACCTGCTGTTCTGCGTCAACCCGATCGTGCCCTACGACGCCAGCGCGGCGCCGCCGGGCGACGACAAGCGCCATGATTCGCTGGTCGAAGGCGGGCTCACGGTCGTGCTGTCACAGACTTTCCGTGCCCTGATCCATTCGCGCATGAAGGTCGGCATGGCCAAGTACGAGACCAGCTACGTCGATCGCGACGTGGTGCTGTTCGAGCCCGACACGGGCGACTCGAAGATGTTCTTCACCAACGTGTTCAGTTACTCGAACCGGGAGATGGTCTGCCAGCACGCCTATCGCACCACGCGGCGCGACCTGTGGGCGCGTCGCCGGAAGCTCGGGCCGATCCTGAAACGCCACGGCGTGGTCATCAACGAGGCCATCCTGCAGGATCCCGACCGGCGCTTCACCAGCGCCTTGTCGCGCCGGCCCGACCCGATGCGTCTGGGGCACTACAAGAATCCGGTCACCAACCGCCTCGACGGCCTGCTGGACCGGCTCGAGGTGCTGGTGCGCCCGAGCCACTAG
- the pyrF gene encoding orotidine-5'-phosphate decarboxylase, translating to MNHKNIPAAERLIFALDVPDAQRARALVETLGDAVRFYKIGLELLMAGGYFELLDWLAARDKRIFVDLKFFDVPATVGRAVARLNDRGVTFCTVHGNQGIMEAAAAAKKDVKVLAVTALTSLDRGDLEDMGFQCDVPELVLSRARRALEAGCDGVVSSGLEAARLREHLGPRLMVVTPGIRPVENRPVDDQKRVVTVDQAFALGADYIVVGRPIRDAADPRAAAEAIQASIAKATSA from the coding sequence ATGAACCACAAGAACATCCCTGCCGCGGAACGGCTCATCTTCGCCCTCGACGTCCCCGATGCCCAGCGCGCCCGCGCGCTGGTGGAGACCCTTGGCGATGCCGTCCGCTTCTACAAGATTGGCCTCGAGCTGCTCATGGCCGGAGGCTACTTCGAGCTGCTGGACTGGCTCGCGGCGCGCGACAAGCGCATTTTCGTCGACCTCAAGTTCTTCGACGTGCCGGCGACCGTCGGGCGCGCCGTGGCGCGGCTGAACGACCGCGGCGTGACTTTCTGCACCGTGCACGGCAACCAGGGGATCATGGAAGCGGCCGCGGCAGCGAAGAAGGACGTCAAGGTGCTGGCGGTCACGGCCCTGACCAGCCTCGACCGCGGCGACCTCGAGGACATGGGCTTCCAGTGCGACGTGCCCGAGCTGGTGTTGTCGCGCGCGCGCCGCGCGCTCGAGGCCGGCTGCGACGGCGTGGTGTCTTCCGGTCTCGAGGCGGCCCGCCTGCGCGAGCACCTGGGCCCGCGCCTGATGGTCGTCACGCCGGGCATCCGCCCGGTGGAGAACCGGCCGGTCGACGACCAGAAGCGCGTCGTCACGGTCGACCAGGCGTTCGCGCTGGGCGCGGACTACATCGTCGTGGGCAGGCCCATCCGGGACGCTGCCGATCCCCGGGCCGCGGCGGAAGCCATCCAGGCCAGCATTGCAAAGGCAACAAGCGCATGA
- a CDS encoding LysR substrate-binding domain-containing protein: MKSINLHLSLRALGYLVALAETRHFGKAAELCFVSQPTLSAQVKKMEEQLGVQLVERGQSVRLTEVGERIVERARRIIADARDIEEMARTVQDPLCGELRVGLIPTVGPYLLPHIAAPLRARFPRLKLLLLEHQTQRLVELLKDGELDMAILALPLPAERLVTRTLYAERFQVALPDGHALARRKRLSLDDLDGETLLLLEDGHCLRDQALAACSLARVREAPDFRATSLETLRQMVASGIGITLLPNLAAEPYGIGTPGLTLRRLQDPEPSRTIAAAWRPGCAREETITHLCSAIEGLMREVAAL; the protein is encoded by the coding sequence ATGAAGTCTATTAATCTCCACCTCAGCCTGCGCGCCCTCGGCTACCTCGTCGCCCTCGCCGAAACACGCCATTTCGGCAAGGCCGCGGAGCTGTGCTTCGTCAGCCAGCCGACCCTGAGCGCGCAGGTCAAGAAGATGGAGGAGCAGCTCGGCGTGCAGCTGGTGGAGCGCGGCCAGTCCGTGCGCCTCACTGAAGTCGGCGAGCGCATTGTCGAACGCGCGCGGCGCATCATCGCCGACGCGCGCGACATCGAGGAAATGGCCCGCACCGTCCAGGACCCGCTGTGCGGCGAGTTGCGTGTCGGGCTGATCCCGACCGTCGGTCCCTACCTGCTGCCGCACATCGCCGCGCCGCTGCGCGCCCGCTTCCCCCGCTTGAAGCTGCTGTTGCTCGAGCACCAGACACAGCGCCTCGTCGAGCTGCTCAAGGACGGGGAGCTGGACATGGCGATCCTGGCGCTGCCGCTGCCGGCCGAACGGCTTGTCACGCGCACACTCTATGCGGAGCGGTTCCAGGTCGCGTTGCCGGACGGGCATGCGCTGGCCAGGCGCAAGCGGCTCAGCCTCGACGACCTGGACGGAGAAACCCTGTTGCTGCTCGAGGACGGGCATTGCCTGCGCGACCAGGCGCTGGCGGCCTGCAGCCTGGCGCGCGTGCGCGAAGCGCCCGACTTCCGCGCCACCAGCCTGGAGACGCTGCGCCAGATGGTGGCCTCCGGCATCGGCATCACCTTGTTACCGAACCTGGCGGCCGAGCCTTACGGCATCGGCACGCCGGGACTCACGCTGCGCCGCCTGCAGGACCCGGAGCCGTCGCGCACTATCGCCGCCGCCTGGCGCCCCGGCTGTGCGCGCGAAGAGACCATCACCCACCTGTGCAGTGCCATCGAGGGACTGATGCGGGAGGTCGCGGCGCTCTGA
- a CDS encoding arylesterase, which translates to MYRILLLLFVLAAPAAAATPTVLIVGDSLSAGYGLAIHENWPALLQERLQASGYPHRVVNASISGDTTSGGLARLPRALELNSPALVVIGLGGNDGLRAIPIPEIRRNLARMIQLSHDVGAEVLLAGIHIPPNYGPAYTEAFHQVYHELAQEYGTGLVPFILDGVALDPALMQDDGLHPTAAAQPRIVENVWPEIVGLLGGTIRHSEE; encoded by the coding sequence ATGTACAGAATCCTTTTATTGCTGTTCGTCCTGGCCGCGCCGGCCGCGGCCGCAACGCCGACGGTCCTCATTGTCGGCGACAGCCTCAGTGCTGGCTACGGCCTGGCCATCCACGAGAACTGGCCGGCGCTGTTACAGGAGCGCCTGCAGGCCTCCGGCTATCCGCATCGCGTGGTCAACGCCAGCATCAGCGGCGACACCACCAGTGGGGGACTGGCGCGCCTGCCGCGCGCCCTGGAGCTCAACTCGCCCGCCCTGGTCGTGATCGGCCTGGGCGGGAACGACGGGTTGCGGGCCATCCCCATCCCGGAGATTCGACGCAACCTGGCCAGGATGATTCAACTTTCGCACGATGTGGGCGCCGAGGTGCTGCTGGCGGGGATCCACATCCCGCCCAATTACGGCCCGGCCTACACCGAGGCGTTCCACCAGGTCTACCACGAGCTGGCGCAAGAATACGGCACCGGCCTGGTGCCTTTCATCCTCGACGGCGTGGCGCTCGATCCGGCCCTGATGCAGGACGACGGGCTGCACCCCACGGCGGCCGCGCAGCCGCGCATCGTGGAAAACGTGTGGCCCGAGATTGTGGGCCTGCTCGGGGGTACAATCCGGCACTCGGAAGAATAA
- the hemE gene encoding uroporphyrinogen decarboxylase: MTAELKNDRFLRALAREPVDRTPVWMMRQAGRYLPEYRATRAKAGSFVALCQNPELACEVTLQPLERYPMDAAILFSDILTVPDAMGLGLHFETGEGPRFERTIQTQADVDGLASPDPEQELRYVMDAVRTIRRELGGRVPLIGFSGSPWTVATYMVEGGTSKNFSRIKGMLYDQPAVLHSLLERVTTTTLAYLNAQVAAGAQAVMVFDTWGSILTPKTYLDFSLAYMQRIVDGLTREAGGRKVPVVLFTKGGGPWLEIMAETGCDGLGVDWTTDLSEARAKVGDKVALQGNLDPAVLYASPDVIREEVRQVLESYGRGPGHVFNLGHGIHPEVKPEHAGAMIEAVVELSPAFHD, translated from the coding sequence ATGACTGCAGAACTGAAGAACGACCGTTTCCTCCGTGCCCTGGCCCGCGAGCCGGTGGACCGCACGCCGGTGTGGATGATGCGCCAGGCGGGCCGCTACCTGCCGGAGTACCGCGCCACCCGCGCCAAGGCCGGGAGCTTCGTGGCGCTTTGCCAGAACCCCGAGCTGGCCTGCGAGGTCACGCTGCAGCCGCTGGAACGCTACCCGATGGATGCCGCGATCCTGTTCTCCGACATCCTCACCGTGCCCGACGCCATGGGCCTCGGGCTGCACTTCGAGACCGGCGAAGGGCCGCGTTTCGAGCGCACCATCCAGACCCAGGCCGACGTCGACGGGCTGGCCAGCCCCGACCCCGAGCAGGAGCTGCGCTACGTCATGGATGCCGTGCGCACCATTCGCCGCGAGCTCGGCGGGCGCGTGCCGCTGATCGGCTTCTCCGGCAGCCCCTGGACCGTGGCGACCTACATGGTCGAAGGCGGCACCAGCAAGAACTTCAGCCGCATCAAGGGCATGCTCTACGACCAGCCGGCCGTGCTGCACAGCCTGCTGGAGCGCGTCACGACCACGACGCTGGCCTACCTCAATGCCCAGGTCGCCGCCGGCGCCCAGGCCGTGATGGTGTTCGACACCTGGGGCAGCATCCTCACGCCGAAGACCTACCTCGACTTCTCGCTGGCCTACATGCAGCGCATCGTCGACGGCCTCACGCGCGAGGCGGGTGGGCGCAAGGTCCCGGTGGTGCTGTTCACCAAGGGCGGCGGACCGTGGCTGGAGATCATGGCGGAGACCGGGTGTGACGGGCTCGGCGTGGACTGGACCACGGACCTTTCCGAGGCGCGCGCCAAGGTCGGCGACAAGGTGGCGCTGCAGGGCAACCTCGACCCGGCCGTGCTCTACGCTTCGCCTGACGTCATCCGCGAGGAAGTGCGCCAGGTGCTGGAGAGCTACGGCCGCGGCCCCGGCCACGTCTTCAACCTCGGTCACGGCATTCACCCGGAGGTGAAGCCGGAACATGCCGGGGCGATGATCGAGGCGGTGGTCGAGCTCAGCCCGGCCTTCCACGACTGA